One window of the Salvia splendens isolate huo1 chromosome 1, SspV2, whole genome shotgun sequence genome contains the following:
- the LOC121750589 gene encoding common plant regulatory factor 1-like — MRNSEDDKHCKIEEASSQTKDQSTAHVYPDWAMMRAYCGPQFTVPPYLNSAVVSPHVPPPYIWIVPPQYMVPPYGASYPGYYYHEQVYGNPGVSMAGTSFSIATPAESSGNTDGGFMKKESSDSQGFAVPIRNGNAESGGHGLDLRLSESEVTDNPVDRTNGVTAKAGRSCMKRNREESPKSETKGGKNQKKGSADVGQGYESMKQASSPTYTPVKTIENASTVPGLKDPSILDVKPVKTYNPRSSIANEAQMQGTPEQPELKSEKRKQSNRESARRSRLRKQAEAEKIATKVQTLIAENKTLESELDDLMKSSEKLELENVTLLEKLKDARPGEVNFLKIDRMRSQPVDTVNLLATERTDEDGDSYEQRSPVAKLHQLLDAAVAAAG; from the exons ATGAGAAATAGTGAAGATGATAAGCACTGCAAAATTGAAGAAGCATCGTCACAAACAAAG GACCAAAGTACCGCCCATGTGTATCCCGACTGGGCAATGATGCGA GCTTACTGTGGCCCCCAATTTACTGTGCCGCCATATCTTAACTCAGCTGTTGTTTCTCCTCATGTTCCTCCACCTTATATTTGGATAGTGCCTCCACAG TATATGGTACCTCCTTATGGGGCTTCATACCCAGGATATTATTATCATGAGCAAGTTTATGGGAATCCTGGAGTTTCGATG GCTGGTACCTCTTTTAGCATAGCTACGCCTGCTGAGTCATCAGGAAACACAGATGGAGGCTTCATGAAGAAGGAGTCCAGCGATTCTCAAGGGTTTGCAGTTCCAATCAGGAATGGAAATGCTGAAAGTGGTGGACATGGACTAGATCTCAGACTGTCGGAAAG TGAGGTGACTGACAATCCCGTTGACAGAACAAATGGAGTTACAGCAAAG GCTGGTCGGAGTTGCATGAAGAGAAATAGAGAAGAATCTCCCAAGAGTG AAACAAAAGGTGGCAAGAACCAGAAGAAAGGGAGTGCTGATGTTGGTCAAGGTTATGAAAGTATGAAACAGGCGTCTAGTCCCACATATACACCAGTAAAAACAATAGAAAATGCAAGTACTGTTCCGGGATTGAAGGATCCTTCTATTCTGGACGTGAAGCCTGTGAAAACTTATAATCCGCGGTCATCGATTGCAAATGAAGCCCAAATGCAG GGTACACCGGAGCAACCAGAGTTGAAATCGGAGAAGAGGAAACAGTCAAATCGAGAATCTGCTAGAAGATCAAGGTTGAGAAAACAG GCTGAGGCTGAGAAAATTGCCACCAAAGTTCAGACACTAATTGCTGAGAATAAGACCCTGGAATCCGAGTTAGATGATCTCATGAAGTCCTCCGAGAAACTAGAGCTTGAAAATGTCACACTATTG GAGAAACTAAAAGATGCTCGACCAGGAGAAGTAAACTTCCTCAAGATTGATCGTATGAGGTCACAACCAGTTGACACGGTGAACCTACTTGCAACGGAGAGAACTGATGAGGATGGTGATTCGTACGAGCAGAGAAGCCCGGTAGCAAAGCTTCATCAGCTGCTCGATGctgctgttgctgctgctgGTTGA
- the LOC121751057 gene encoding ubiquitin-conjugating enzyme E2 28-like produces the protein MASKRILKELKDLQKDPPTSCSAGPVGEDMFHWQATIMGPQDSPYAGGVFLVTIHFPPDYPFKPPKVAFRTKVFHPNINSNGSICLDILKEQWSPALTISKVLLSICSLLTDPNPDDPLVPEIAHMYKTDRAKYEQTARSWTQKYAMG, from the exons ATGGCTTCAAAACGGATCTTGAAGGAGCTCAAGGATTTGCAGAAGGATCCTCCTACTTCTTGCAGCGCAG GACCTGTTGGTGAAGATATGTTTCATTGGCAGGCAACAATAATGGGTCCGCAGGATAGTCCTTATGCGGGAGGCGTGTTTTTAGTGACGATTCATTTCCCCCCGGATTACCCTTTCAAGCCTCCAAAG GTTGCATTCAGGACAAAAGTTTTTCACCCAAACATCAACAGCAACGGTAGCATATGCCTCGACATTTTGAAGGAGCAGTGGAGCCCCGCCTTGACAATATCCAAG GTGTTGCTCTCTATCTGTTCGCTCCTAACGGACCCGAACCCTGATGACCCGTTGGTGCCTGAGATCGCTCATATGTACAAGACGGATAGGGCCAAGTACGAGCAAACTGCTCGGAGCTGGACTCAGAAGTATGCCATGGGTTAA